In Lolium rigidum isolate FL_2022 chromosome 7, APGP_CSIRO_Lrig_0.1, whole genome shotgun sequence, the DNA window TTTTATAGATCCAAAGAGCGGgcaagtttgaaaattttgaacatATTGAATAGTACTCATTTCAAAGAGTTCGTCGTTAGaagttgattttttttgaaaaaaaaaattcaaatttgtacCTATTGTACCTGTGAGAGTTGAGCTATATTATTAATTAGTACTTCCTTTGTTTCCATATTAGTTATCCAGAACTTTCGCAAAAAAAGATTATCTAGATCGTATGTATCTATACATAAAATATATCCAATTACTTTTAAATCAGCGACAAATAATACGGAACAGGAGAAATAGTACATTTGTGAAAGAAAATTTAGTCCAGTGGGTGGGCAGGTTGGTAGGCCCCGCGTACCTGAATCACAATATTGTAGTAAGAAAATCTAATCTAGCGACAAATGTCTAGATGTGGTCACATTCCCACTTTGAGGAACTCCTGACCTATCGTAGAAGCAGTAGCTTATGCAAGTGGTCCATTGCTAGAGTATCTCTACACTCATtagtttaaaaaataaaataacttgatgttacctcaaaaaaaaagttagttcattttttagaCAAAGAGGGTAAATGGTACCCTAATATGGACCACTTGCATCACCACCCGACAATATACAACAGTAGCGACCATCTTTGTATCGTGTATACTCCATGATCCATAACCGATTGTTTTTTATTTCCATGCGCGGgagggggggagggggaggggtgaGAGGGAGCAAGTCTTCACAGTTGCCTATGAGCCATTTTAGCCTGTACAAGATAAGTTCAAACAAACCAGGAGGAGAAAAATTAAAGAGAAAAACACACACCGAACAACGCACGCGAGCAAGAGAGTCAAGGAGGCCACTCCGAGAAACCTTTGGAGATAGCTGACTGATGAGAAAACCCATCACGACGCAAGCACATGGATCACAAGGAAGAGCCAACATGACATGAAACGGGAGGGGCAAATCCAGTTCGATGCAACACCGCAATAGTCGAACGGCCTTAGTCAGCCGGGCCACAACACTGCACCGTCAACGTAATCGAAAGGCAACGTGCGTCTGAGACCACACGTGTCGAGTGTGTGGCTGAAAGGTCGCGCGCGGACGAGACGACGCCATGCCGCATATGTGCCACCGACCAGAGACACGTCATAGAGCACCCTCGCATGGAGCACCCTCACTGCACGTGGGGTCATCGCCGTAGTCAAAAGACATAGCACCACCGAGGGCAACCCCAACTTCACCTGTATCCGATATATCTGAAGGGTGAGCTAGCCGAGAGCAGGCGCGAAGACCACCCGCGCCCGACACGCCATAGAGCTCCGACAAGACTAAATCGTTTTTGAAATAAAAACTAAATGCCCTCTCTTCTCCCTCATATATCCAAATAAAAAGCGGCATGTAAAAATAAGCCTCGTGTTTGATTCCATTTCACCGTTGATCCAGAAAGAAGAAACAAAGTAAATACACGTACCACTGCTCCGCCCATCATCGTGCTCTCCTCAGAATCCAGTCAGAGGAGAGGAGGGttagggagaagaagacgactctCAAGTGTACTGTATGGAAGATAACAGGAATGACTAGTAAAGCCCCTATGCAGGTAGAGTACATGGAAGTTGATTTCAATGTTTCACAGCCATGACTAAGCAATGCCTCCGTTAACCCGGATGACCTGACCGTTGACCCACTCCGCAGCGTCGGTGCAGAGAAACCCGACCGCCGGCACTATGTCGTCGACCTCTCCGAGCCGCCCCATGGGGTGCCCGGCCCTGAACCTCTCCACCGCCTCCTCGCTCTTCCCCTGGAAGAAGAGCTCCGTCGCCACCGGCCCCGGCGCCACGCAGTTCACCGTCACGCGCGCGGGCCCGAGCTCCTTTGCCGTGACCCGCAccatcgcctccacggccgccttGGACGCCGCGTACGCCGCGTAGCCGGGCAGGAGCGTCGCCGCCAGCGAGGAGGACACGGCCACGAtccggcccccgccgccgcgccgcagccGGTTCGCCGCCTCCCGGAGGCACAGGAACGCGCCGCGGGTGTTGACGGCGAAGACGGCGTCGAAGtccgcggtggcggtggtggccagggACGGGTAGGTCTGTATGGCGAGGCCCGCACAGGCCACCAGGATGTGCGCCGCGCCGCCGAAGGCGGActcgacggcgtcgaagagggaacgGACGCCGGCCTCGTCGGAAACGTCGGCCCTGACCGCCACGGCGCTCGGAAGCTCGGCGGCCAGCGCGTCCGCCAGCTCGGAGCTGGAGGCGTAGCCGAGGACCAGGCTGGCTCCGAGGGACGACAGGTGGATCGCGATGGCGCGGCCGATACCGCGGGACGCGCCGGTGACGATGGCCACGCGGCCGGCCAGGGGGAGCGAGGCCGCCGGCGAAGGGGAGGATATCGTCGCGGTGGTTGCCATTGAACTGGTTTTTTGCTTGCTCTGTGATCGCTTCGACTTGTTGTCGGAGTGGAGCTGGCGAGCAGCTATAAATAATTGACAGAGAATAACATATATTTTCTTCCTTGACA includes these proteins:
- the LOC124678364 gene encoding NADPH-dependent aldehyde reductase-like protein, chloroplastic encodes the protein MATTATISSPSPAASLPLAGRVAIVTGASRGIGRAIAIHLSSLGASLVLGYASSSELADALAAELPSAVAVRADVSDEAGVRSLFDAVESAFGGAAHILVACAGLAIQTYPSLATTATADFDAVFAVNTRGAFLCLREAANRLRRGGGGRIVAVSSSLAATLLPGYAAYAASKAAVEAMVRVTAKELGPARVTVNCVAPGPVATELFFQGKSEEAVERFRAGHPMGRLGEVDDIVPAVGFLCTDAAEWVNGQVIRVNGGIA